The following coding sequences are from one SAR202 cluster bacterium window:
- the carA gene encoding glutamine-hydrolyzing carbamoyl-phosphate synthase small subunit: QGNYGIHQGFDESRRIQAAGFVVREQSDTPSSAGSRGTLHEFLASQGVPGIYDVDTRAITRRLRNRGVMMGVITLDSPQEALARLRDLPRYDDVDFVRTVTTDKPYHWDTEGADRPKHRILVDDYGLKYNILRLLRQRDCEVIAVPASASAEDVLSQKPDGIVLSPGPGDPALLDYAVANAGKLIGRVPILGICLGHQIVGRALGAKTFKLKFGHRGANHPVKDMATGRVYITAQNHGYAVDGDTLPSGLRVSHLNLNDGTVEGMSHREHPLITIQYHSEASPGPKDNEYLFDRFIGLVEAAKLGQGGLKIS, translated from the coding sequence TCAGGGCAACTATGGCATCCACCAGGGCTTCGACGAGTCGCGCCGCATCCAGGCCGCCGGCTTCGTCGTCCGCGAGCAGTCCGACACCCCCAGCAGCGCCGGCAGCCGCGGCACCCTCCACGAATTCCTGGCCTCCCAGGGCGTCCCCGGCATCTACGACGTCGATACCCGCGCCATAACCCGCCGCCTGCGCAATCGAGGTGTTATGATGGGCGTTATCACCCTCGACTCGCCCCAAGAGGCCCTCGCCCGCCTCCGCGACCTCCCGCGATACGACGACGTGGACTTTGTCCGCACCGTCACTACCGACAAACCCTACCACTGGGATACCGAGGGCGCCGACAGGCCCAAGCACCGTATCCTGGTGGACGACTACGGCCTTAAGTACAACATCCTGCGGCTTCTTCGCCAGCGTGACTGCGAGGTCATCGCCGTCCCCGCCTCCGCTTCCGCCGAAGACGTCCTCTCCCAGAAACCCGACGGCATCGTCCTTTCCCCCGGCCCCGGCGACCCTGCCCTGCTGGACTACGCCGTCGCCAACGCTGGCAAGCTCATTGGCCGGGTGCCTATCCTGGGTATCTGCCTCGGCCATCAGATCGTCGGGCGCGCGCTGGGCGCCAAGACCTTCAAACTCAAGTTTGGCCATCGCGGCGCCAACCATCCTGTTAAGGACATGGCCACGGGCCGCGTCTATATCACCGCCCAGAACCACGGCTACGCCGTCGACGGCGACACCTTGCCGTCAGGCCTGCGCGTCAGCCACCTCAACCTCAACGACGGCACCGTGGAGGGCATGTCCCACCGGGAACACCCCCTCATCACTATCCAGTACCACTCCGAGGCATCCCCAGGGCCCAAGGACAACGAGTATCTGTTTGACCGCTTCATCGGGCTGGTGGAAGCGGCAAAACTGGGGCAAGGCGGCTTGAAAATTTCTTGA